A single window of Chloracidobacterium thermophilum B DNA harbors:
- the sucC gene encoding ADP-forming succinate--CoA ligase subunit beta, giving the protein MKIHEYQAKRLLAKFGVPVPRHHVALNAMDACMAAEALGSFPVVLKAQIHAGGRGKGGGVKLASSLEEVEAIALRMLGHKLVTPQTGPEGRTVHRLIVEEGLHIDRELYLSLLIDRTTSSPIIMASEAGGMEIEEVAAATPEKILREVIDPALGLQPYQARKVAFGLGFTGSQAGQVVKILMALYRAFVESDASLVEINPFLLTKEGDFYALDAKVMLDDNALYRHPDYVELRDTREEEPLETEAAKYDLNYVKLDGNIGCMVNGAGLAMATMDIIKLAGGHPANFLDIGGGASQERVEQAFRILIADPSVRAVLINIFGGIVRCDMVAAGVIEAARNLDVRLPIVVRLEGTNVEQGRALLESSGLNFTTASGMRDAAEKVVALAA; this is encoded by the coding sequence ATGAAAATTCACGAATATCAGGCCAAACGCCTGCTGGCGAAGTTTGGCGTACCGGTGCCGCGGCACCACGTGGCCCTCAATGCGATGGATGCCTGCATGGCGGCCGAAGCGCTGGGTTCCTTCCCGGTCGTGCTCAAGGCCCAGATTCACGCCGGCGGCCGCGGCAAAGGCGGCGGCGTCAAGCTCGCTTCCTCGCTTGAGGAAGTGGAAGCCATTGCCCTGCGCATGCTCGGGCACAAGCTGGTGACACCCCAGACGGGCCCGGAAGGGCGCACCGTCCACCGGCTCATCGTCGAAGAAGGGCTGCACATTGACCGCGAGCTGTACCTCAGCCTGCTCATTGACCGCACCACATCTTCGCCCATCATCATGGCAAGCGAAGCCGGCGGGATGGAAATCGAGGAAGTCGCCGCGGCAACCCCGGAAAAGATTTTGCGGGAAGTCATCGATCCGGCGCTTGGGTTGCAGCCGTATCAGGCGCGGAAAGTCGCCTTCGGTCTCGGCTTTACGGGCAGCCAGGCGGGCCAGGTCGTGAAGATACTCATGGCGCTCTACCGGGCCTTTGTGGAAAGCGATGCTTCACTGGTCGAGATCAATCCCTTTTTGCTCACCAAAGAAGGGGATTTCTACGCGCTTGATGCCAAGGTGATGCTCGATGACAACGCCCTGTACCGGCATCCCGACTACGTCGAACTGCGCGACACCCGCGAAGAAGAACCGCTGGAAACCGAGGCTGCGAAGTACGATCTCAACTACGTCAAGCTGGATGGCAACATTGGCTGCATGGTCAACGGCGCCGGGCTGGCAATGGCCACGATGGACATCATCAAGCTGGCTGGTGGTCATCCGGCAAACTTCCTCGACATTGGCGGTGGGGCTTCCCAGGAACGGGTCGAGCAGGCTTTTCGCATCCTCATTGCCGATCCCAGCGTCCGGGCGGTGCTCATCAACATTTTTGGCGGCATCGTCCGGTGCGACATGGTGGCGGCCGGAGTCATCGAAGCGGCCCGCAACCTGGATGTGCGTCTGCCGATTGTCGTCCGGCTTGAAGGCACGAACGTCGAGCAGGGGCGCGCCCTGCTTGAAAGTTCAGGTCTGAACTTCACGACGGCCAGCGGCATGCGGGATGCCGCTGAGAAGGTCGTTGCCCTGGCAGCTTAG
- a CDS encoding ferritin-like domain-containing protein has translation MSATRQEAAMRQVFERIVADPDLHWATMNLYYYSEYHGAEGIAALARQVEATNPQLAEALVHHADDEFRHAAMIADIMTDLGDVPRPPLGIKYVDEFAALATASTDPDRIDEVELLAALNVTEKRGLFSFALHVSTLPRESKAFKLLNQVKNEEAGHVRWGNQYLAELKANGREAEVRRAQAKFEVIEKAAYETSLDIMPGAPIRRMRRIVEVARQLPAERQIPYVVEQFFRAADPRPVFGARWQLVETILSSARLREQVSADVQRILAGQPLASDSLLGRLVADARRAVESLWRPQAQAA, from the coding sequence ATGTCAGCTACTCGCCAGGAAGCCGCCATGCGTCAGGTATTCGAGCGCATTGTCGCCGATCCTGATTTGCACTGGGCGACGATGAACCTTTACTACTACTCGGAATATCACGGGGCCGAAGGGATTGCTGCGCTGGCCAGACAGGTCGAAGCCACCAATCCCCAGCTTGCCGAAGCGCTTGTTCACCACGCGGACGATGAGTTTCGTCACGCCGCGATGATTGCCGACATCATGACCGATCTGGGCGATGTCCCACGCCCGCCGCTGGGCATCAAGTATGTGGATGAGTTTGCCGCCCTCGCTACCGCCAGCACCGATCCCGACCGGATTGATGAAGTCGAACTGCTGGCGGCGCTCAACGTGACGGAAAAGCGCGGGCTGTTCAGCTTTGCACTGCACGTTTCGACCCTGCCCAGGGAAAGCAAAGCCTTCAAGCTGCTCAACCAGGTCAAAAACGAAGAAGCCGGGCACGTCCGGTGGGGCAACCAGTATCTGGCCGAACTCAAGGCCAACGGACGGGAAGCCGAAGTGCGGCGGGCGCAGGCGAAGTTTGAAGTCATTGAAAAAGCCGCCTATGAAACTTCGCTGGACATTATGCCGGGCGCGCCCATCCGCCGCATGCGACGGATTGTGGAAGTGGCCCGGCAGTTGCCGGCAGAACGTCAGATTCCCTACGTGGTGGAGCAGTTCTTCCGAGCCGCAGACCCGCGCCCGGTGTTTGGCGCCCGGTGGCAACTCGTCGAAACCATCCTGTCTTCCGCCCGGCTGCGGGAACAGGTCAGCGCCGATGTACAGCGCATCCTGGCCGGGCAGCCCCTCGCGTCCGATTCACTGCTGGGGCGTCTGGTGGCCGATGCGCGCCGTGCCGTTGAAAGCCTGTGGCGTCCGCAGGCACAGGCCGCCTAG
- a CDS encoding KpsF/GutQ family sugar-phosphate isomerase, with product MAHIERGREVLRVEAEAVARLVHRLDEHFARAVDIILAGRGHVVTLGMGKSGFVARKTSATLASLGTPSFFLHPAEAAHGDIGRVTAEDVILVFSHSGETEEIVRLLPSFRDLALPLMAILGRTDSTIGRAAQVVLETAVDAEACPLNLAPTASTTAAMALGDALAVAVGAARGFAAEDFARRHPGGKLGRELLRVADVMHVGAEVPTVQPTTLMPDIIHEISRKGFGITTVVDSERRLLGVISDGDLRRLMEHQPEAFLRLTAAAALEGRQARHPHPRTARATDRAVAALRAMEAYRITSLVVVDAQQRVEGLLHLHDLWGVLSPAGAEPRI from the coding sequence ATGGCGCACATTGAACGCGGCCGTGAAGTGCTGCGGGTGGAAGCCGAAGCCGTGGCGCGTCTCGTGCACCGGCTCGATGAGCATTTTGCGCGGGCAGTGGACATCATTCTCGCCGGACGCGGGCATGTGGTCACACTGGGCATGGGCAAAAGCGGTTTCGTGGCGCGCAAGACTTCGGCAACGCTGGCCAGTCTGGGGACGCCTTCGTTTTTTCTGCATCCGGCCGAAGCCGCCCATGGCGACATCGGGCGCGTAACCGCCGAAGATGTCATCCTGGTGTTTTCACACAGCGGGGAAACCGAAGAAATCGTCCGGCTGCTGCCCAGCTTTCGGGACCTGGCGCTGCCGCTGATGGCCATTCTGGGACGGACGGACTCGACCATCGGGCGGGCAGCGCAGGTGGTGCTGGAAACAGCCGTGGATGCTGAAGCCTGTCCACTCAATCTGGCCCCGACGGCCTCGACGACAGCCGCCATGGCGCTCGGTGATGCTCTGGCCGTCGCCGTCGGTGCGGCCCGGGGCTTTGCCGCCGAAGACTTTGCCCGGCGACATCCGGGCGGCAAGCTGGGACGCGAACTGCTGCGTGTCGCCGATGTCATGCACGTGGGGGCGGAGGTTCCGACCGTCCAGCCGACAACCCTGATGCCGGACATCATCCACGAAATTTCACGCAAAGGCTTTGGCATCACTACCGTCGTGGACAGCGAACGGCGGCTGCTCGGCGTCATTTCCGACGGCGATCTGCGGCGGCTGATGGAGCATCAGCCGGAAGCCTTCCTGCGGCTTACGGCGGCGGCGGCGCTGGAAGGGCGGCAGGCACGGCATCCACATCCGCGCACGGCGCGGGCAACCGACCGGGCGGTGGCGGCGCTGCGGGCTATGGAAGCGTACCGTATCACCTCGCTGGTCGTTGTGGATGCCCAACAGCGCGTTGAAGGGCTGCTCCATCTCCACGATCTCTGGGGTGTGCTGTCGCCGGCGGGGGCAGAACCGCGCATTTGA
- a CDS encoding patatin-like phospholipase family protein, whose translation MRPLRPEEPVSLVLAAGGARGVAHVGVLEALVTHGFRIQEIVGSSVGALIAAYYAGVGLSLEEMRTLGLGLSSRHLLAWAAARRAPRFARPYFQRRAGIVPAYLERLEQASGRSLHHGVERIGLLAFDGLSRREVLFHNQMPDFPLAEAMRGAVAIPVVYPPRRIVYAGRRMSLSDAGRRNRLPIEYLFAAPFCPRQIVVSDIANRLSHRRENAAKLKVWQARRPDVPIHVVLPDALGRGMLLYQLSDLEALVASGRAVTEALIASAAQTSPD comes from the coding sequence ATGCGTCCACTGCGACCAGAAGAGCCGGTCAGTCTGGTTCTGGCTGCCGGGGGAGCGCGTGGTGTTGCCCACGTCGGGGTTCTCGAAGCGTTGGTGACGCACGGTTTCCGCATACAGGAAATCGTCGGCTCCAGCGTCGGCGCGCTGATTGCCGCCTACTATGCCGGGGTTGGTCTGTCGCTTGAGGAAATGCGTACCCTGGGGCTGGGGCTTTCCTCGCGGCATCTGCTGGCCTGGGCGGCGGCGCGCCGCGCGCCGCGCTTTGCCCGCCCTTACTTCCAGCGCCGGGCCGGGATTGTCCCGGCTTATCTTGAACGGCTCGAACAAGCCTCCGGGCGGTCACTGCACCACGGCGTAGAGCGCATTGGCCTGCTGGCCTTCGATGGGCTTTCCCGGCGGGAAGTCCTGTTTCACAACCAGATGCCGGATTTCCCGCTGGCTGAGGCGATGCGTGGCGCTGTCGCCATCCCGGTGGTCTATCCGCCACGGCGCATTGTCTATGCCGGGCGGCGGATGTCGCTGAGTGACGCTGGCAGGCGCAACCGGCTGCCCATCGAATACCTCTTTGCCGCGCCTTTCTGTCCGCGCCAGATCGTGGTTAGTGACATTGCCAACCGTCTGTCCCATCGGCGTGAAAATGCGGCCAAACTCAAGGTCTGGCAGGCGCGTCGGCCGGACGTGCCCATTCACGTCGTCCTGCCGGATGCGCTGGGCCGGGGCATGCTGCTGTATCAGCTCTCTGATCTGGAAGCCCTGGTGGCTTCGGGACGCGCCGTGACGGAAGCCCTCATCGCATCGGCGGCACAGACTTCGCCGGACTGA
- a CDS encoding DUF4388 domain-containing protein, translating to MSNAFSGNLAQLKLMDVLRLLHASNRTGVLELVHDDGRQGEIYFDNGQIVHAVYEDAIGEDAVYGLFSWGSGKFSFTATDTPTDERTTYLQTEEILLECVTYATEWESVRRVVPSARAVFRLSSRSMKEFSLRAEDWSVIQNLDGVQTVGEIGDITQLNELMTSKVIVRLYDLGLVEYVGERQEEDVQVDVVSDDIIHQTERELTRAIGPMAPIVLEDCAEALGFKLRQMPKDMMPSLAERLAEEIPDNERRVKFQEAMLEIMQHLYA from the coding sequence ATGTCAAATGCATTCAGCGGGAATCTGGCGCAGCTCAAACTCATGGATGTCCTACGGCTGCTTCATGCGAGCAACCGGACGGGGGTGCTGGAACTCGTTCACGACGATGGACGGCAGGGGGAGATTTACTTCGACAACGGTCAGATTGTCCACGCCGTTTATGAGGACGCCATCGGGGAAGACGCTGTCTACGGTCTGTTTTCCTGGGGCAGCGGCAAGTTCAGCTTCACCGCCACCGACACGCCAACCGACGAACGGACGACCTATCTTCAGACCGAGGAAATCCTGCTGGAATGTGTCACCTACGCGACCGAGTGGGAAAGCGTCCGTCGGGTCGTGCCTTCAGCACGTGCCGTATTTCGGCTCTCTTCACGCTCAATGAAGGAGTTTTCCCTGCGCGCGGAAGACTGGTCAGTGATTCAAAACCTGGATGGCGTCCAGACGGTCGGTGAGATCGGGGATATTACGCAACTCAACGAACTGATGACGTCGAAGGTGATCGTCCGCCTGTACGATTTGGGGCTTGTCGAGTATGTCGGAGAGCGGCAGGAAGAGGATGTGCAGGTGGATGTGGTGTCAGACGACATCATCCATCAGACCGAGCGCGAGCTGACCCGCGCCATTGGGCCCATGGCTCCGATTGTGCTTGAAGACTGCGCCGAAGCCCTTGGGTTCAAACTGCGGCAGATGCCCAAAGACATGATGCCGTCCCTGGCCGAGCGCCTGGCCGAAGAAATCCCGGACAATGAACGGCGGGTCAAGTTTCAGGAGGCCATGCTTGAGATTATGCAGCATCTTTATGCCTGA
- a CDS encoding universal stress protein, which translates to MFQHILFPTDLSPLSRGLLKYAAAFARQSKGQVTILNVQSASLPAQALRLSERALAENGFEWLVGIRRELEEMLQHEVLQGLNANAMLAEGEPAAEILRVAREKDISLVVMATQRRGFLSRPLIGSTALAVLEETPCPVLVARPPSRDFVYYKGAETTIALNRILLATDFDPVTDAAKQLAFDLAKVHGAKVTALHAIHIVLGYFPMRAKSGEDDAVALVRRNAEARFDALAAEAKAAGVNFESRLCDGRAYEVTLKLAHEIEADLIVMGCGDRKSGQPLGHHVERVIRELPCPVLVVPPRDSQTA; encoded by the coding sequence ATGTTCCAGCACATTCTTTTCCCGACTGACTTATCCCCGCTCTCCCGTGGACTGCTGAAGTACGCTGCCGCTTTTGCGCGACAGTCCAAAGGGCAGGTGACCATCCTCAATGTTCAGAGCGCCTCCCTGCCGGCCCAGGCGCTGCGGCTTTCGGAGCGGGCCCTGGCCGAAAACGGCTTTGAATGGCTCGTCGGTATTCGCCGCGAGCTGGAAGAAATGCTTCAGCACGAAGTGCTCCAGGGGCTGAATGCCAATGCCATGCTGGCGGAAGGTGAGCCGGCAGCGGAAATCCTGCGTGTCGCACGCGAGAAAGACATCTCCCTCGTGGTGATGGCAACGCAGCGGCGTGGGTTTCTAAGTCGTCCGCTCATTGGTTCGACAGCCCTGGCCGTACTCGAAGAAACCCCCTGTCCGGTCCTGGTGGCCCGGCCGCCTTCGCGCGACTTCGTGTACTACAAAGGCGCTGAAACGACGATTGCACTCAACCGGATTCTCCTGGCCACGGATTTTGACCCGGTGACGGATGCCGCCAAGCAACTGGCCTTCGATCTGGCAAAAGTCCATGGGGCCAAGGTCACGGCCCTCCATGCCATTCATATCGTTCTGGGGTACTTCCCCATGCGCGCCAAAAGCGGGGAAGATGACGCCGTGGCGCTCGTGCGGCGCAACGCCGAAGCGCGCTTCGATGCGCTGGCTGCAGAAGCCAAGGCTGCCGGCGTCAATTTTGAGTCCCGGCTGTGTGATGGCCGGGCTTATGAAGTCACCCTGAAGCTGGCTCATGAAATCGAGGCCGACCTTATTGTGATGGGCTGTGGCGACCGCAAATCCGGCCAGCCGCTCGGCCACCATGTCGAGCGGGTGATTCGGGAGTTGCCCTGCCCGGTGCTGGTCGTGCCGCCGAGGGACAGTCAAACGGCTTGA
- a CDS encoding HAMP domain-containing protein: MKLNIRNKLAIFAALLIFAPLALSALAFVVIVSGTIDGNARRDIEKDARLADRILRSRQQTLREVAQATAQAVAAENLIDSAAAPTGALSASGNPAQVAQQSQASGQKKLNQLLQQRVESSGVDFLAILNTKGQVLVRSAGSGDSSFGDNPLFIKAKNAAESNQPDALLRAVVAGAVNETPDLLRDFGLGEQFSRNTVSQVGLTLEGIAPVVSGNRALGYIVAGQLINNAPQDENRPLPALTREVKQTLYRDLQDVSVTLVLSKDKKVISASDPRALGVAIQSPLADDKPTAVNNTLLGGDYKTAFAPIKEPSDITIIGYVGVGVRESYFSQVFNTTLLIIAIVTGVSLVLGIGIAFYLSQLLTKPILQLTEAANRISLGELDEPIVVATGDEIGELGESLERMRISLKQAIERLRSRR; encoded by the coding sequence ATGAAACTCAACATTCGGAATAAACTTGCCATTTTTGCGGCGCTCCTTATTTTTGCGCCGCTGGCGCTGTCGGCGCTGGCTTTCGTGGTCATCGTCAGTGGGACGATTGACGGGAATGCCCGCCGGGACATCGAAAAAGATGCCCGCCTTGCCGACCGCATCCTGCGCTCCCGACAGCAAACCCTGCGTGAAGTAGCTCAGGCAACGGCGCAAGCTGTTGCGGCTGAAAACCTCATTGACTCAGCCGCCGCCCCAACCGGGGCTTTGAGTGCTTCCGGGAACCCGGCCCAGGTGGCTCAGCAGAGCCAGGCGAGTGGGCAGAAAAAGCTCAATCAGTTGTTGCAGCAGCGGGTTGAATCTTCCGGGGTGGATTTCCTGGCCATTCTCAACACCAAGGGGCAGGTTCTGGTACGCAGCGCCGGCAGCGGGGACAGCTCCTTTGGAGACAACCCACTGTTCATCAAAGCCAAAAATGCCGCCGAGAGCAACCAGCCAGACGCCCTGCTGCGGGCCGTAGTCGCCGGGGCAGTCAATGAAACACCCGACCTGCTCCGCGATTTTGGGTTGGGCGAACAGTTCAGCCGCAACACCGTGTCGCAGGTGGGATTGACCCTCGAAGGCATCGCACCGGTGGTGTCCGGCAATCGTGCCTTGGGTTACATCGTGGCCGGGCAGCTCATCAACAACGCGCCCCAGGATGAAAACCGTCCACTGCCGGCACTCACGCGGGAAGTCAAGCAGACGCTCTACCGGGACCTTCAGGATGTGTCGGTGACACTTGTCCTGTCGAAAGACAAGAAGGTGATTTCAGCCAGCGATCCCCGCGCCTTGGGCGTGGCGATTCAAAGTCCGCTGGCCGACGACAAACCCACGGCCGTCAACAACACCCTGTTGGGGGGTGATTACAAAACGGCCTTCGCCCCGATCAAGGAGCCAAGCGACATCACCATCATCGGCTACGTTGGCGTGGGGGTGCGTGAAAGCTATTTCAGTCAGGTGTTCAACACGACGCTGCTCATCATTGCCATTGTGACCGGCGTCTCGCTGGTGCTGGGGATTGGCATCGCCTTTTACCTGTCGCAGCTTCTCACGAAGCCGATTCTGCAACTGACCGAAGCGGCGAACCGCATCAGTCTCGGTGAACTTGATGAGCCTATCGTGGTGGCCACCGGGGATGAAATCGGCGAACTGGGCGAATCGCTCGAACGCATGCGCATCAGTCTGAAGCAGGCTATCGAGCGTCTGCGCAGTCGCCGCTAA
- a CDS encoding UDP-glucose dehydrogenase family protein, producing the protein MHIAIIGTGYVGLVTGACFAEFGVNVTCVDKDAAKIALLEDGRVPIYEPGLDVLIEKNRRAGRIHFTTDLKAAVHRALVVFIAVGTPPNPDGSPDLSQVEAVAAQIAEALDGYKVIVTKSTVPTGTGQAIRRVMEECCPAGASFSVASNPEFLREGDAINDFMHPERIVIGCEDPQANAILRDLYAPLIQTGVPLVATTVETAELIKYASNAFLAVKISFINDLALLCDRLGCDVLDVARGMGLDSRIGSKFLSPGPGYGGSCFPKDTRALAHLARSHQHRLRIVEAGIAINDDMHEAMLGKIKTLLGEPYTDKVAGMLGLTFKPETSDLRESPAMAIAAAIRRLGVTLRASDPVAIPEAATLLPDVTFCEDPYETAAGCDLLIIATEWNLYRRLDLERLREVMRTPAIADLRNVCDPMQARRAGFRYLGVGRR; encoded by the coding sequence ATGCACATTGCCATCATCGGTACGGGTTACGTAGGCCTCGTCACGGGGGCCTGTTTTGCCGAGTTTGGCGTCAACGTCACCTGTGTGGACAAAGACGCCGCCAAGATTGCCCTGCTCGAAGACGGGCGCGTGCCCATCTACGAGCCGGGCCTCGACGTGCTCATCGAAAAAAACCGCCGGGCCGGACGTATTCACTTCACAACCGACCTGAAGGCGGCCGTCCACCGGGCACTCGTCGTGTTCATTGCCGTTGGAACGCCGCCCAATCCAGACGGAAGCCCTGACCTGTCACAGGTGGAAGCCGTGGCGGCGCAGATTGCCGAAGCCCTTGACGGCTACAAGGTCATCGTCACCAAAAGCACCGTGCCGACCGGTACGGGGCAGGCCATTCGCCGGGTGATGGAGGAATGCTGCCCGGCCGGGGCGAGCTTCAGTGTCGCCTCCAACCCGGAATTCCTGCGTGAAGGCGATGCCATCAACGATTTCATGCACCCGGAACGCATCGTCATTGGCTGCGAAGACCCGCAGGCCAACGCCATTCTCCGCGACCTCTATGCTCCGCTCATTCAAACCGGCGTGCCTTTGGTGGCGACAACCGTGGAGACGGCAGAACTCATCAAGTATGCGTCGAATGCGTTTCTGGCGGTGAAGATTTCCTTCATCAACGACCTGGCGCTGCTGTGCGACCGCCTTGGCTGCGATGTGCTCGATGTGGCCCGTGGCATGGGATTGGACAGCCGGATCGGCAGCAAGTTTCTGTCGCCGGGGCCGGGCTATGGCGGTTCCTGCTTTCCCAAGGACACCAGAGCACTAGCCCATCTGGCGCGCAGTCACCAGCACCGGCTGCGCATCGTCGAAGCCGGGATTGCCATCAATGACGACATGCACGAGGCCATGCTGGGCAAAATCAAAACGCTGCTGGGAGAACCGTACACTGACAAAGTGGCCGGCATGCTGGGGCTGACCTTCAAACCCGAAACCAGCGACCTGCGCGAATCACCTGCGATGGCCATCGCGGCGGCCATCCGCCGGCTGGGCGTCACCCTGCGGGCCAGCGACCCGGTAGCGATTCCAGAAGCCGCGACATTGCTGCCCGATGTGACGTTCTGCGAAGACCCCTACGAAACAGCGGCCGGCTGCGACCTGCTCATCATCGCCACGGAGTGGAATCTGTACCGCCGGCTCGATCTGGAGCGGCTGCGCGAGGTGATGCGCACACCGGCGATTGCCGACCTGCGGAACGTCTGTGACCCGATGCAGGCGCGGCGCGCTGGCTTCCGTTACCTGGGCGTCGGGCGACGCTGA
- a CDS encoding DUF4388 domain-containing protein, giving the protein MPLVGDLTDLALVDIIQINCVGRNTARLTVHYPIGDGVFYFADGEVVDARLGNLVGVEAVYKALEYDQGAFRIDTGIPAPTRTIFEPWANIIMEGLRLLDEARAGRGEEAGGATPTPTAVTPTRTPTTTSGAARVVNIYQVLVNDLTKVKGIDMALAVSRDGTVQAASKVKSAERLGMMVALLIHLGRLISVPSRVGALSRMTISVGPKKVMVFDLENYLALIEFSAAVRFETMSPHIDRIFRKMQARINGATDGVSTGLLGGTGALTPPGPYAGPLTM; this is encoded by the coding sequence ATGCCGCTTGTTGGCGATCTCACCGACCTCGCACTGGTGGACATCATCCAAATCAACTGCGTTGGCCGCAACACGGCGCGGCTGACGGTGCACTACCCGATTGGCGATGGCGTGTTCTACTTTGCCGATGGTGAGGTGGTAGATGCGCGTCTCGGTAATCTGGTAGGGGTGGAAGCGGTGTACAAGGCTCTGGAATATGACCAGGGGGCTTTTCGGATAGACACCGGTATTCCAGCGCCGACCCGCACGATTTTTGAGCCTTGGGCCAACATCATCATGGAAGGGCTGCGGCTGCTGGACGAAGCCCGTGCGGGACGCGGCGAAGAGGCTGGTGGTGCGACACCCACACCGACTGCGGTGACGCCGACCCGGACGCCGACGACCACGAGTGGGGCTGCCCGGGTGGTCAACATTTACCAGGTCCTGGTCAATGATTTGACGAAAGTCAAAGGAATTGACATGGCGTTGGCGGTATCGCGGGATGGTACGGTGCAAGCTGCCAGTAAAGTCAAATCAGCCGAAAGGCTGGGGATGATGGTGGCGCTGCTCATTCACTTGGGACGGCTCATCAGCGTACCGAGCCGGGTGGGGGCCTTGTCCCGGATGACCATCAGCGTTGGTCCCAAGAAGGTGATGGTCTTTGACCTTGAAAACTACCTGGCGCTTATCGAGTTCAGTGCGGCGGTTCGGTTTGAAACCATGAGTCCACACATTGACCGTATCTTCCGCAAGATGCAGGCGCGCATCAACGGTGCAACCGACGGGGTTTCGACGGGTTTGTTGGGTGGTACGGGTGCGCTGACCCCACCCGGGCCTTATGCAGGGCCGCTGACAATGTAG